A stretch of Patescibacteria group bacterium DNA encodes these proteins:
- a CDS encoding B12-binding domain-containing radical SAM protein, translating to MKVLLVYPEIPDTFWSFKYALPFIGKRALMPPLGLLTVAAMLPPTWDRRLVDLNVTSLTEMDLAWADYAFISAMVVQRESARHLIHRCKEGGLKVVAGGPLFRWEHQQFGEVDHFILGEAEVTLPSFLVDLESGDPQHVYFSTGFAAMEKSPAPQWDLVNFRYYSSAAIQFSRGCPFDCEFCDITSTLGRKPRVKTSAQVITELDKLHRLGWHDPVFFVDDNFIGPKRACKMLLSELIVWRKGKEGMPFNTQASLNLADDEELMDLMVKAGFDSVFVGIETVDEEGLRECGKRQNLKRDLLHDVQTIQSAGLEVQGGFICGFDHDDHSIFERLKDFIQRSGIVTAMVGLLQALPGTKLHKRLAEEKRLLDVTSGDNVDAVTNLYPVMGPEALLKGYKDVLAFLYEPRNYYARIRVLLRVLNPPKVRTPFEWRYVTAFIRSLVFLGIVGRERVYYWRLLLWTVFNRPTLLSHAVTYMIFGYHFRKIRERVAPT from the coding sequence ATGAAGGTATTGCTTGTGTATCCAGAAATTCCAGACACTTTCTGGAGTTTTAAGTATGCTCTCCCTTTTATAGGGAAGCGTGCTCTGATGCCACCATTAGGGCTCTTGACGGTGGCAGCGATGTTACCGCCTACATGGGATCGGCGTCTCGTTGATCTCAATGTAACATCACTCACAGAAATGGATCTTGCGTGGGCTGATTACGCATTTATTAGTGCAATGGTCGTGCAGAGGGAATCAGCCCGTCATTTGATCCATCGATGTAAAGAAGGAGGACTTAAGGTCGTGGCCGGAGGTCCACTTTTTCGGTGGGAGCATCAGCAGTTTGGAGAGGTTGATCATTTTATATTAGGGGAGGCAGAGGTTACACTTCCATCGTTTCTAGTGGATCTGGAAAGTGGTGATCCACAACATGTCTACTTTTCTACGGGATTTGCAGCGATGGAAAAGTCCCCAGCTCCTCAGTGGGATTTGGTTAACTTTAGGTATTATTCGTCAGCGGCTATTCAATTTTCACGTGGATGCCCTTTTGACTGTGAATTCTGTGATATCACTAGTACTTTGGGACGTAAGCCACGAGTGAAGACTTCTGCTCAAGTTATAACAGAACTAGATAAGTTGCATCGCCTCGGATGGCATGACCCAGTGTTTTTTGTTGATGACAACTTTATTGGGCCCAAAAGAGCCTGTAAGATGCTCTTATCTGAGCTGATCGTATGGCGGAAAGGTAAGGAGGGCATGCCGTTTAATACCCAGGCATCTCTAAACCTCGCCGATGACGAAGAACTTATGGACTTGATGGTCAAAGCTGGATTTGACTCCGTTTTTGTGGGTATTGAAACGGTGGATGAAGAAGGACTGAGAGAATGCGGGAAGCGTCAAAATTTAAAACGCGATCTTCTTCACGATGTTCAAACTATCCAGTCAGCCGGACTCGAGGTCCAAGGTGGATTCATTTGTGGATTTGACCACGATGACCATTCGATTTTCGAACGGTTGAAAGATTTTATCCAGAGGAGCGGTATTGTTACTGCAATGGTCGGTCTCCTCCAGGCGCTACCGGGAACTAAACTCCATAAACGTTTAGCTGAGGAGAAACGTCTTTTAGATGTTACATCTGGGGATAATGTGGATGCCGTTACGAACCTTTATCCGGTTATGGGGCCGGAAGCTCTCCTTAAAGGGTACAAGGATGTCTTGGCTTTTCTCTATGAGCCAAGGAACTATTACGCTCGTATAAGAGTTTTATTACGAGTTTTAAATCCTCCGAAGGTTAGGACGCCCTTCGAATGGCGATATGTTACGGCTTTTATTCGTTCTCTTGTTTTCCTTGGAATAGTAGGGAGAGAGCGGGTTTATTATTGGCGGTTGCTATTATGGACCGTTTTTAATCGACCCACGTTATTATCACATGCGGTTACGTATATGATCTTTGGCTACCATTTCCGTAAAATTCGCGAAAGGGTAGCCCCTACATAG
- a CDS encoding PD-(D/E)XK nuclease family protein: MSIYYNPKRVKNLFDPVSQEPFRLSRSKIELFMNCPRCFYLDRRLGISQPPSFPFSLNSAVDTLLKKEFDIHRAHGTAHPLMKVYGIDAVPLPHEKIEEWRDALRRGITYHHTATNFIVTGGIDDLWVNAKGELHVVDYKSTSKEQEVNIDAEWQISYKRQMEIYQWLFRKNGFKVSSTGYFVYCNGITDRKAFDGKLEFDVKLIPYEGGDAWIEDTLGDIAQCLKQNSLPKPGRECDYCGYRLNAAEYEK, translated from the coding sequence ATGTCCATCTACTATAACCCTAAACGCGTGAAGAATTTATTTGACCCTGTTTCGCAGGAGCCGTTTCGGTTGAGCCGATCGAAAATTGAGCTCTTCATGAATTGTCCGCGGTGTTTCTATCTTGATCGGCGGTTAGGGATTTCCCAGCCGCCGTCTTTTCCGTTTTCCCTGAATTCCGCGGTTGATACATTATTGAAAAAAGAGTTCGATATCCACCGCGCGCATGGCACCGCGCATCCGCTCATGAAGGTCTATGGCATTGACGCGGTTCCTTTGCCGCACGAGAAGATTGAGGAGTGGCGCGATGCGCTGCGCAGAGGCATTACGTACCATCATACTGCCACCAATTTTATCGTCACTGGCGGCATTGATGACCTCTGGGTGAATGCAAAGGGCGAGCTTCATGTGGTGGATTATAAAAGCACCTCAAAAGAGCAGGAGGTGAATATTGATGCGGAGTGGCAGATCAGCTACAAGCGCCAAATGGAGATATACCAATGGCTTTTCAGGAAAAATGGGTTCAAAGTTTCTTCCACAGGATATTTTGTTTATTGCAATGGGATTACTGACCGCAAGGCGTTTGACGGCAAGCTGGAGTTTGACGTGAAATTAATCCCTTATGAAGGGGGCGATGCGTGGATAGAGGATACGCTTGGAGATATTGCGCAATGTTTAAAGCAAAACTCACTCCCGAAGCCGGGGAGAGAATGCGATTATTGCGGATATCGCCTAAACGCCGCAGAATATGAGAAATAA